A single Larimichthys crocea isolate SSNF chromosome VIII, L_crocea_2.0, whole genome shotgun sequence DNA region contains:
- the LOC109142332 gene encoding mortality factor 4-like protein 1 isoform X2 — MAPKQDPKPKFQEGERVLCFHGPLLYEAKCVKISIKEKQIKYFIHYSGWNKNWDEWVPESRVLKYVDSNLAKQKELQKANQDHYVEGKMRGLAPSKKIAAVQQKNVDLKVKKAKQKTPGPGEGTSSGETPQGPRKKRARVDPTVESEEMFTNRVEVKVKIPEELKPWLVDDWDLITRQKQLFHLPAKKNIETVLEDYANYKKSKGNSDNKEYAVNEVVAGIREYFNVMLGTQLLYKFERPQYAEILAEHPDMPMSQMYGAPHLLRLFVRIGAMLAYTPLDEKSLALLLSYLQDFLKYLVKNSSTLFSATDYEVAPPEYHRKAV; from the exons ATGGCGCCAAAACAGGACCCTAAACCTAAATTTCAAGAAG GTGAAAGAGTCCTGTGCTTTCATGGGCCATTGCTCTATGAGGCAAAG TGCGTAAAGATCAGCATAAAGGAGAAGCAGATTAAATACTTCATTCATTACAGCGGATGGAACAAAAA CTGGGATGAATGGGTTCCTGAAAGCAGAGTTCTCAAATATGTGGACAGCAACCTTGCGAAACAAAAAGAGCTTCAAAAGGCCAATCA GGACCATTATGTTGAGGGAAAGATGAGGGGTTTAGCACCAAGCAAGAAGATTGCTGCtgtgcagcagaaaaatgtTGATCT GAAAGtgaaaaaggcaaaacagaAGA CCCCAGGGCCGGGTGAAGGTACCAGCAGCGGAGAAACGCCCCAGGGACCACGGAAGAAGAGGGCTCGGGTTGATCCAACTGTGGAGAGT gAGGAGATGTTCACTAACCGCGTGGAAGTGAAGGTGAAGATCCCCGAGGAGCTTAAACCCTGGCTGGTGGACGACTGGGACCTCATCACCCGACAGAAACAA TTGTTTCATCTGCCCGCTAAGAAGAATATAGAGACCGTGTTGGAGGACTATGCAAACTATAAGAAATCAAAAGGAAACTCTGACAATAA GGAGTATGCAGTAAACGAAGTGGTGGCCGGTATTCGCGAGTACTTCAATGTCATGCTCGGCACTCAGCTGCTTTACAAGTTCGAGAGGCCGCAGTACGCTGAGATCCTGGCTGAACACCCAGACATGCCCATGTCTCAGATGTACGGAGCTCCACACTTGCTCCGCCTATTTG TTCGTATCGGAGCCATGCTGGCTTACACTCCACTGGACGAGAAGAGTCTGGCGTTGCTGCTCAGTTACCTCCAAGATTTCCTCAA
- the LOC109142332 gene encoding mortality factor 4-like protein 1 isoform X1 encodes MAPKQDPKPKFQEGERVLCFHGPLLYEAKCVKISIKEKQIKYFIHYSGWNKNWDEWVPESRVLKYVDSNLAKQKELQKANQDHYVEGKMRGLAPSKKIAAVQQKNVDLKVKKAKQKSEYDVSTFNSTPGPGEGTSSGETPQGPRKKRARVDPTVESEEMFTNRVEVKVKIPEELKPWLVDDWDLITRQKQLFHLPAKKNIETVLEDYANYKKSKGNSDNKEYAVNEVVAGIREYFNVMLGTQLLYKFERPQYAEILAEHPDMPMSQMYGAPHLLRLFVRIGAMLAYTPLDEKSLALLLSYLQDFLKYLVKNSSTLFSATDYEVAPPEYHRKAV; translated from the exons ATGGCGCCAAAACAGGACCCTAAACCTAAATTTCAAGAAG GTGAAAGAGTCCTGTGCTTTCATGGGCCATTGCTCTATGAGGCAAAG TGCGTAAAGATCAGCATAAAGGAGAAGCAGATTAAATACTTCATTCATTACAGCGGATGGAACAAAAA CTGGGATGAATGGGTTCCTGAAAGCAGAGTTCTCAAATATGTGGACAGCAACCTTGCGAAACAAAAAGAGCTTCAAAAGGCCAATCA GGACCATTATGTTGAGGGAAAGATGAGGGGTTTAGCACCAAGCAAGAAGATTGCTGCtgtgcagcagaaaaatgtTGATCT GAAAGtgaaaaaggcaaaacagaAGAGTGAGTACGATGTTTCTACATTTAACTCAA CCCCAGGGCCGGGTGAAGGTACCAGCAGCGGAGAAACGCCCCAGGGACCACGGAAGAAGAGGGCTCGGGTTGATCCAACTGTGGAGAGT gAGGAGATGTTCACTAACCGCGTGGAAGTGAAGGTGAAGATCCCCGAGGAGCTTAAACCCTGGCTGGTGGACGACTGGGACCTCATCACCCGACAGAAACAA TTGTTTCATCTGCCCGCTAAGAAGAATATAGAGACCGTGTTGGAGGACTATGCAAACTATAAGAAATCAAAAGGAAACTCTGACAATAA GGAGTATGCAGTAAACGAAGTGGTGGCCGGTATTCGCGAGTACTTCAATGTCATGCTCGGCACTCAGCTGCTTTACAAGTTCGAGAGGCCGCAGTACGCTGAGATCCTGGCTGAACACCCAGACATGCCCATGTCTCAGATGTACGGAGCTCCACACTTGCTCCGCCTATTTG TTCGTATCGGAGCCATGCTGGCTTACACTCCACTGGACGAGAAGAGTCTGGCGTTGCTGCTCAGTTACCTCCAAGATTTCCTCAA
- the rxfp3.3a1 gene encoding relaxin-3 receptor 1, with the protein MDEDNESVCLNRSLVEMDSFSNLEDIDVTADGSPILRFLICLVYSVVCAAGLIGNLLVLFFIRVKQERKKSRVNFFVLNLALTDLQFVLTLPFWAVDTALDFSWPFGDAMCKIILSVTVMNMYASVFFLTAMSVTRYCSVASSLKNRSVHKSCSSKWICAIIWTLATLATAPTSIFSTVSNVTGEKLCLLRFPGGQYWLALYHIQKILVGFVLPMSIVTISYIMLLRFVRNRSMKTSNPKRRSQVTKSITIVVLSFFLCWMPNHAITLWSVLVKLNAANWDKAYYIVHTYVFPLTVCLAHTNSCLNPIIYCLMRKEFRNKLRGLIHRG; encoded by the coding sequence ATGGATGAAGACAATGAAAGCGTTTGTCTGAACAGGTCACTGGTGGAGATGGACAGCTTTAGCAACCTGGAGGACATCGACGTGACAGCTGACGGGAGCCCGATTCTGAGGTTCCTCATCTGCCTTGTTTATTCTGTCGTCTGCGCTGCGGGTCTGATTGGCAACCTGCTGGTGCTCTTCTTCATCAGGGTCaaacaagagaggaagaagtcCAGAGTTAACTTCTTCGTGCTTAACTTGGCGTTAACGGACTTGCAGTTCGTGCTCACTCTGCCCTTCTGGGCTGTGGACACCGCGCTGGACTTCAGCTGGCCGTTTGGAGACGCCATGTGCAAAATCATCCTCTCGGTCACCGTGATGAACATGTACGCCAGCGTGTTTTTTCTCACTGCCATGAGTGTGACCCGCTACTGCTCAGTCGCCTCGTCTCTGAAGAACAGATCCGTGCATAAGTCCTGTTCCTCCAAGTGGATCTGCGCAATTATTTGGACACTGGCGACTCTGGCGACCGCGCCGACGTCGATTTTCTCAACTGTCAGCAACGTAACCGGAGAAAAACTGTGTTTGCTGAGGTTTCCCGGTGGACAGTACTGGTTAGCACTTTATCACATACAGAAAATACTTGTAGGTTTCGTTTTGCCAATGTCCATCGTGACCATCAGCTACATCATGCTGCTGCGTTTCGTCCGCAATCGGAGTATGAAAACAAGTAACCCCAAACGAAGATCCCAAGTTACAAAATCTATCACCATCGTCGTGTtgtccttcttcctctgctggaTGCCAAACCATGCCATCACCTTGTGGAGCGTGCTGGTCAAACTTAACGCCGCAAACTGGGACAAAGCATACTACATAGTGCACACATATGTGTTCCCGCTGACCGTGTGCCTTGCGCACACCAACAGCTGCCTGAATCCGATTATTTACTGCCTTATGAGGAAGGAGTTCAGAAACAAACTGAGGGGTCTCATACACAGAGGGTAG